GCGCTACACCCCGTAAAAACAGCTTCAATTTTTTATCATATTTAATCTAAAATTGCAACACTTTTTATTTGTCAAATTATTTATTTTAAATTAAAAATACAATTTGCAAGTTTCTAAAACTTATGATATATACAAACAAGGAGGTAGAAGATGCTTAGTGAAACCCATATTATTCTTGTAGTATTACTTGTGGCTTTGATTTTTGGCGCAAGAAAATTACCAGAAATTGGGGCGGGGTTAGGAAAAGGTATTAAAAATTTTAAAAATTCCATAAAAGA
The DNA window shown above is from Desulfurella sp. and carries:
- the tatA gene encoding twin-arginine translocase TatA/TatE family subunit, translated to MLSETHIILVVLLVALIFGARKLPEIGAGLGKGIKNFKNSIKDTKEEEPEKLEDKENTK